TTCTAAAATATGCCTTAGTTCTGTAAATAGCTGATTAATATATAGGGATGAACCAAATTGATCTATATAGGACTCGTAAATTACAGCGATATTACCAGTTCGAACCCCTTTTAGACTTCTAGCACCGGCATTAAACTCAAAGTTCATGGATTTTGCGAGGTATTTTATTTTTTCCTTTGTAGCCTTACTTATTTGAGGACTATCATTTAAAGCCCTTGAAACTGTAGAGTGACTTACACCAGCGACAGCTGCAATATCTTTTATTGTAACCTTCATAACCCCTCTCTTTGCACACGTTACCGAAATAATTTTGATTTAAATCCCGGTTGTTGTCAACAAAGAGAGGTATTTAACTACTTTATTTTAGGCCTAAAGCCTATAAACTCCCTGTTCTTTCTCCAAGAATCCCTATATAAATTTTCAAGGTCATCATTTGTCTTTAAATCGGGTTGGGAGAAATAGTTAAGATATTTAATTATATTATCACCACTACTTATAATCATAACTTCCTCAGGTAGCAGATCATGTTTGTTTATATCATCAAATATAGACTCTTCCATATTAAGTCTATCCTGGGTGGAATCAAGTTTAATATGTAACTTAACCCTAGGATATAGACTCATAGTTTTAGTCTCATTTTTACTTAGCAGAATTAGATTACTAAAGTGAAAAATCTCTATGTCCCCATCTATAGGTGTATAGGAGATCTTATCATCCTTAATTTTTATATTTAATTCCCCCCCCATAATAGAGACATTAAGTTCTAAATTATTAATATATCTAGGTAGTCTAGGACGAAACATTAAATTTCCATCCCGGGTATCTAGACCTAAAAAACCAAATAGTATTATTAGGTATGATCCCCCCATAGAGGCTGTATGTAGTCCATGGAATACATTTTGGTGTAGGTCTTTTAAGTCCGTATGAACAGTCTCTAAGAAATACTCCCAAGCTAAATCCTCGTAACCTAACCAGTTAGCATTTATCCCCTGGGCGCAGGCGCTTAAGGATGAGTCCCTAGTTGTGACCTCTTCATAGTAGTCAAAATTTCTTTTAAGAAGTCCTGGAGGAAAGAAGTCTCTGAATAGAAATTGGGCCATTACTGTATCAGCCTGTTTTAAGACCTGTTTCCTATATATATTTAAAGGATGAAAGTTTAATAAAAGTGGATATTTATCATCACTTGTATTTTTAAAGTCCCACTTCTCTTTACCTAGAAAACTATCATCCTGGGGGGTTATATCTATATTTTTTGGAAGATAGATCTCCCCTGCCCTTTTTATCCATAGGTTAACTTCCTCGGTATCATGACGTCCATTTAACCAATATGCAGCCATCTCCAGGTTTTTTTTAGCCATAATATTTGTATAAAAGTTATTATCAACTAATGCTGTATACTCATCGGGACCTGTTACCCCATTAAAACAGAAACCCTTTCCCTCTATAGTATCTCCTAAACTACACCAAAAGTTAGCAGTACCTGATAGAAGTTCACAACCTCCTTGGTCTAAGATTGTTAAATCCCCAGTTATTTCTAAGTACTTAGAGAGTCCAAGGGCTATGTCTGCATTTATATGGTATTGGGCAGTACCTGCAGGAAAGTATGCCGAAGACTCCTCTCCATTAATTGTCCTCCATGGGAAAAGTATACCCTTATGACCTAGGATATCTGCTCTCTCCCTCGCCTTATCCATAATAGAGATTCTATATAAAAGCATACTCTTAGCAATTTCAGGGTTAGTATATATAAAAAATGGTAGAACATAGGTCTCTGCATCCCAAAAGTAGTGTCCTTCATAACCTGGTCCACTTAAACCCTTTGCAGCTATAGATCTCTTCCCATCTCTACCTGTAGACTGAAGAAGTTGAAACAGATTAAACCTTATACTTCTTTGAATATCTATATTTCCATCTAGTTTTATATCACTTCTACTCCAGAAACTCTCCATAAATGATCTCTGATTTAAGATGATAGATTCAAATCCATCTTTTAAAGCTTTGCTCTGTTGGGATATTAATCTTTTTGATAATAGATTCCTGTTTTCTTCAATATCATAATCGTAGGTAATAATTTTTGTTATACTTAATCTGCTCCCAGCAGAGATATCTATAAAACTACTCAGACCTTCATCTAATTCACTATTTTGAACTTTGTACTCACCACCACTTACTTGATGATCCATTATTGATGATAAAATCAGAGAACTTCCTGAGGTAACTATATTTAAAATCTTAGAACTATTATCACTCTCTGATTTATCTACACTAATTGAGTTATGATCAAAATGTGCAGAGATTCTAGGATCCTTTGTAGTTTCTGTTTTTGGTCTATTATAGGTTATTTTACTATTAATCTTTACCTGGTTATTTGAGTTAGCAAATTCAAAATCCCATCTGTATAAAACAGTACCTCTATAGTCAAATGGAACAATGGTTAAAAGACTTCCACTAATTATATTACTTTTGGAATCCTCCCATTTAAAGGACCACTTAGTATAGGATTCCCTCATATTTAAGATTCGACAACTCTCTATAAAACGCCCTTTAGGGTTAAACAGTTTCTCATTGTTTATTACAAAATCAATCTCTTTACCTTCGGGAAGACTAATCATTGTCTGCCAATTCTGGGCATAACCATAGGCATTTTCACCATATTTTATTGGACCTTTTTCATAAAAACCATTTATATACGTACCTTTTTGGAAGGATTTTTCCTCTTGGATTAGATCTCCCCTAATACCTAGAAAGCCATTTCCTAAAGTAAATAGAGTCTCATTTTTCTTAAGATCTTCTATATCCTCAAAGTTATTTTGTCTTATTACCCATTCTTCATCCATAAAAACCCCTTGATAATGTAAGTCCTTACATGTAAACTATTACAAAGATTAAAGCCCAGTGAATAAAAAGTCAAGTTAACGAAACCCATAGGAGTAAATATGTCTAATAAAAATTCAAATATTTATGATGTTGCTAAAAGAGCTGGTATTTCTATCGCTACAGTATCAAGGGTTATTAATACCCCAGATAAAGTAAGTAGTAAAACCAAGGATAGAGTCCTATCTGCCATGAGAGAGCTTGAATTTACACCAAAAGCTGAAGCTAGAGAGAGGGCTAAAAAGAGTATTGGGAAAATTGGAGTTATAGCAAGTAACTTAAAGTGTCTCTCCTTTGTACATAGACTAAATGGTATATCTACAGCTTTAAATGGAACACCCTACGAAATAGTAATAGTTCCAACTAAAAAAGATGAGGATCTAGGTTACTACTTAAGTACTGCTGAACTTAAAAATAACCTAGATGGAATTATTGTTCTTAGTCAAAAACTGGAAAATAAGACACTTAAAATACTAAAGGAAATCTCGGCCCATGTTGTTTTTGTAGAATTTGGAGAGAGGGATTTTTCCAGTATATCAATAGATAATAACTATGGTGGTTCCCTAGTTGCTAGTTACCTATTGGATAGGGGGTATAGATCATTCTCTATTTTAACAGAAGAAGAGAGTAATTTAAAACTACACCCTAATCAGATGAGGGTTACTGGTTTTATTAATCAATTAATAAAAAAGGGAATTAATATCCCTAATGATATGATTAAATACTCATCTGTCGATTTTGATGAGAGTGTGAAAGTTGCTAGGGAACTATTAAAAGATATTGTACGTCCCCAGGCTATTTTTGCAACAACAGACCTTTTAGCTGCAGCAACACTAAAAGCTGCTAGGGAGTTAGAGATATCTGTCCCTAATGAGTTAGCTATTATAGGTTTTGATGGAACAGATACATCTAACTATCTTAATCTAACTACTGTAGATCAATCCTTAGAGCAGTCTGGAAAGCTAGCTGTGGAGTTACTGCTTAAAAGAATTAAAAACCCTAAGGATCCTATACAAAATATATACTTGCCCCTTAAAATAATTGAAAGAGGCACTGTTTTGTAAAGAACTATCTATTACTTTTCATCTTCATAAAAAAATCAAATAAGATATCAGATAGACCAGGAAGATGTTCATGTCCATAATCGTAATAGATTATTGACTCTTTCCTTGACTCAATATTGTTATATGCAGCAAATTGTGTGGATGGAGGACATATATTGTCCATTAGAGTAATAGTCATTAGTACCTCTCCCTTAATCCGGTTGGTAAGGTTCTTAATATCTATATAACCAAGAGTATTAAAAATCTCATCCTCTTTAATATGTAGTGGATCATACTGTCTAAAGTAGTGCCGAATCTCTGCATATGCATCTATATCCAAATCCATATCCCATACTCGTTTATAATCGCTTAAAAATGGATAAATTGGTGCAACATATTTAATTCTTGGTTCCAATGAAGCACAGGCTAGAGTTAACCCTCCCCCCTGGGACGCCCCTGTTACAGCAATGTTATCCTCATCAACTTCAGGCAGATCCATAACAATTCTTGTCAACTGAACACAATCTAAATATATATCCCTAAAAGCTAAATTATCTTTTCCATCTTCTAGACCACGAACTATTTGTCCATTAAATGTATGCCCATATAGCTCTGTCTTATCCTGGGATTTACCACTTTGCCCTCTACAATCTAATGCAGCATAGGAGAAGCCAGCAGCAACAAGGCTGAATCCATCTTGCCAGTCCCCACTATTTCCATGATAACCGTGGAATTTAATAATACCTGGATTTTTTTTACCTTCTACTGATGGTTTAATATACTTTGCATATATACGGGCACCTTTCACACCTGTAAAGGTTAAATCATAACAACTTGCATAGGGTACACCCTTCTCTACCCTTGTAAAT
Above is a genomic segment from Thiospirochaeta perfilievii containing:
- a CDS encoding glycoside hydrolase family 65 protein, giving the protein MDEEWVIRQNNFEDIEDLKKNETLFTLGNGFLGIRGDLIQEEKSFQKGTYINGFYEKGPIKYGENAYGYAQNWQTMISLPEGKEIDFVINNEKLFNPKGRFIESCRILNMRESYTKWSFKWEDSKSNIISGSLLTIVPFDYRGTVLYRWDFEFANSNNQVKINSKITYNRPKTETTKDPRISAHFDHNSISVDKSESDNSSKILNIVTSGSSLILSSIMDHQVSGGEYKVQNSELDEGLSSFIDISAGSRLSITKIITYDYDIEENRNLLSKRLISQQSKALKDGFESIILNQRSFMESFWSRSDIKLDGNIDIQRSIRFNLFQLLQSTGRDGKRSIAAKGLSGPGYEGHYFWDAETYVLPFFIYTNPEIAKSMLLYRISIMDKARERADILGHKGILFPWRTINGEESSAYFPAGTAQYHINADIALGLSKYLEITGDLTILDQGGCELLSGTANFWCSLGDTIEGKGFCFNGVTGPDEYTALVDNNFYTNIMAKKNLEMAAYWLNGRHDTEEVNLWIKRAGEIYLPKNIDITPQDDSFLGKEKWDFKNTSDDKYPLLLNFHPLNIYRKQVLKQADTVMAQFLFRDFFPPGLLKRNFDYYEEVTTRDSSLSACAQGINANWLGYEDLAWEYFLETVHTDLKDLHQNVFHGLHTASMGGSYLIILFGFLGLDTRDGNLMFRPRLPRYINNLELNVSIMGGELNIKIKDDKISYTPIDGDIEIFHFSNLILLSKNETKTMSLYPRVKLHIKLDSTQDRLNMEESIFDDINKHDLLPEEVMIISSGDNIIKYLNYFSQPDLKTNDDLENLYRDSWRKNREFIGFRPKIK
- a CDS encoding LacI family DNA-binding transcriptional regulator, with the translated sequence MSNKNSNIYDVAKRAGISIATVSRVINTPDKVSSKTKDRVLSAMRELEFTPKAEARERAKKSIGKIGVIASNLKCLSFVHRLNGISTALNGTPYEIVIVPTKKDEDLGYYLSTAELKNNLDGIIVLSQKLENKTLKILKEISAHVVFVEFGERDFSSISIDNNYGGSLVASYLLDRGYRSFSILTEEESNLKLHPNQMRVTGFINQLIKKGINIPNDMIKYSSVDFDESVKVARELLKDIVRPQAIFATTDLLAAATLKAARELEISVPNELAIIGFDGTDTSNYLNLTTVDQSLEQSGKLAVELLLKRIKNPKDPIQNIYLPLKIIERGTVL
- a CDS encoding acetylxylan esterase; the encoded protein is MPQLDKPLEELKEYKGISPCPIDIDEYWERALSLLDTFDWDVKFTRVEKGVPYASCYDLTFTGVKGARIYAKYIKPSVEGKKNPGIIKFHGYHGNSGDWQDGFSLVAAGFSYAALDCRGQSGKSQDKTELYGHTFNGQIVRGLEDGKDNLAFRDIYLDCVQLTRIVMDLPEVDEDNIAVTGASQGGGLTLACASLEPRIKYVAPIYPFLSDYKRVWDMDLDIDAYAEIRHYFRQYDPLHIKEDEIFNTLGYIDIKNLTNRIKGEVLMTITLMDNICPPSTQFAAYNNIESRKESIIYYDYGHEHLPGLSDILFDFFMKMKSNR